Genomic DNA from Peribacillus simplex NBRC 15720 = DSM 1321:
AATTTCATTAAAGTTCAATTGAAATAATAGGAGAGAAAACCCTATGCTATCCAGTATGAAAAAGTTCTTCAATGAAAGCTCAAAAGACTTAAAGAGAATTTATAAGTTGGTAGAAGATGTGAATCGGCTAGAGGGTAAATATGAAAGATATTCAGATCAAGAATTATGCGGGATGAAGGATAGATTTAAAAGCTTATTGGATGCAGGCGATGATATATTGGATATACAAGCCGAAGCTTTTGCGGTCGTGCGCGAGGCTTCTAAACGAGTGTTGAATCTTAGGCACCATGATGTTCAGCTTGCAGGCGGTTTTGTCCTGAGTGAAGGGGGCATTGCACAAATGAATACGGGCGAGGGGAAGACGCTTGTCTCTACTTTGCCTAGCTATTTACATGCACTGTACGGGAATGGTGTCCATATTATAACGGCCAATGAATATTTGGCCAGACGTGATAAAGAGTTAATGGGACAAGTTCATGAATTTCTAGGATTGACGGTTGGTTTGAACATTTCCCCAATGGGGCCTTCCGCAAAACGTGAAGCTTATGCTGCAGATATCACGTATGGGACGGCAACAGAGTTCGGTTTTGATTATTTGCGTGATAATATGGCTTACCGAAGAGAAGAAAAGGTTCAAAGAGGACACCAATTTGCCATTGTCGATGAGATTGACAGCATCTTGATTGATGAAGCGAGGACACCATTAATCATTGCTGGCAGGGCAAGCGACGGTACCGAGCTTCACCAGATCACGGCACAAATCATGAAGTCATTTATAGAAAATGATGATTACGAGATTTTCGTCGAGTCAAAGTCTGCCTTTTTCACGGATCAAGGGGCGTCCAAGATTGAAGGGGCCTTTGGTATCGACAATCTGTATGGAATGGAACATCAAGTGTTATTACATAATGTTACACAGGCGTTAAAAGCCCATGCAATCATGAAATTGGATGTGGACTACATTCTCATCGATGGAAAGATTGCAATCATCGATAAATTCACAGGCAGGGTGATGGAAGGGCGAAGCTTCAGTGATGGGCTTCATCAAGCGATTGAGGAAAAAGAGGGCTTGGAGATTTCGGAAGAGAATGAAACACAGGCTATGATTACCATCCAAAATTATTTTCGATTATATCATTCAATGTCTGGGATGACAGGCAGTGCCATGCCATCAAAGGCTGAATTCCAGGAAATATATCAGCTCCCTGTCATTGAAATTCCAACTAATAAGCCTATTATTCGAGTTGATGAGGTTGATTTAATTTATAAAGATGAAACCAGCAAAATCAGCAAAATCGTCACGGAAGTAAAACGGATTCATGATGGAGGTAGACCTATTCTGATCGGAACGACCTCCATTGAACAATCTGAAAAAATTTCGGTTCAACTAGAGAAGGGGAAAATTAAACATCAAATCCTTAATGCAAAGACGGAAGAGGATGAAGCGGAAATCATCGCGAATGCCGGGCAAAAAAGTCAAGTGATGCTGGCTACGAACATGGCTGGGAGAGGAACGGATATAATACTTGGTAATGATGTCAAGGAATTGGGCGGCCTTCATATTATCGGTACGGAGCGACACGAGAGCCATCGAATCGATATGCAGCTAAGAGGACGTTCCGGCCGGCAGGGCGATCCTGGTTCAACACAATTCATCATTTCTTTGGAAGATGATTTGTTTGATTACTATGATGAAGAAGAAATCGAACGTTATATCAAGAAAATCAAAACGGATGAAAATGGATTGGTGCTGGGCCCTGCTCCTGATAAATTCGTTAAAAGGGTTCAGGAAACGGTTGAGCAGATGCATCAATCAAGCCGTTACCATTTATTAAAGTTAGAACATGCATTAAATGAGCAGAGTAAAATCATCTATGCAATGAGAGATAGGATTCTTGATATGGAGCCTGGACGGATGTCGACCATTTTACTTGAATATATCGAAAAATACATTACTCGGCTCACAGCGAAATATTTCCCTGAACATATAGTGGAACCTGATCCCTCTGCCTTTATTGAAGAGCTTTCCCTTGTTTTCATGACGTTGGGTTGGCAGGCAAGTGATTTGCAGGATTTAGAAGGTCATATAGTTGAAGGAAATGCGTTGGACGCTTTAGGTGAATTGGAATCGAGACTGGTGATCTTTCAAGACGATGTGGAATGGGGAAACCAGTTGCGCGCTTTCATGCTGCAGCACATTGATACAAGTTGGATGAACCATTTAGATGAAATGAACAGTGTGAAGGAAGGCATTGGTTTAAGCGGATATGGTCAGCAGGACCCATATACGGTGTTTGAAAGGATCGCTCTCAATCAATTCAACCTTCTATTAAGTAAAATTGAGTCAGAGATAAGCATCCGTTTTATGGAATATATGAAAAGCAATCAGGAAGATGCAGCTGCTTTGGAGGGTGAGGAACGATGAGTTTATATGGAAAAAGGGATAATGCAGCTTCAGATGTACATGAGTTACTAGATCAGGATGACACCGTTCATACTGCCCTGATGTTTCACAAGGAGTGGGAAACTTCCAAGCAAGAGGAATATGTATATAAATTCCATCATCAAAGGCTGCCTGCATTAAAACCGAACCAAATTTCCATATCCGGCATCAAGCTGACTAGGGTGGAAGACGATGTAATCATAGTGGCTTTTCTACGAAATTCATTAGAGAAAGCTGTCATGTTTGATATCGTGGATTTACTGTTAGTGGATGGAGATGGAAAATTTCTCGCGAAAAAGGCATTCGATCTTAAAGAGCTTGGTGAGATTCCGGCACTTTCAAGCATGCCATGGCGTTTCTTATTCGAGGAAGGTGATATATTGGCGGAATCGATTCCTGACCAAGGTTGGAAGATTGCTTTTGAATGGAAGAGAAAGTAGAAAAACAACCGCATGATCTGTCGGCATCTGGTAGTTTCTATGCCAGAGTGCCAAAGCAAAGCCTTCATCCTTTTAGTGATGAAGGCTATTTGATAATTATGGAAGTCATTAGTGCCAAATATTTATACTGTTTTCTGTGTGCAATTTCTCATAAATGGCAACGCTAAGTAATATTTATAAGTAATCTTCCGCAATCAGGCTTAACCAAGGCTTGGAAATAATGAAGAGGAAAGTGGCAGGAGCATGAAGAATAACCTGAATCAACGATTGAAGGAGAGGCTATTTGAGATATTGTCATTTTCAATCGTGGCCATACTTTTCATTTATACGAATGATAGGATGGGTAATGATCTTTCTATTGGGATAATTACGATAATCATCGGTGTTGCCGGTTTTATTGTTTATCTGAAGGAAATAATACCGAATCGGATCGTAAAGGGCATCATTTTTTCAGTTTTCCTTCTTTCGATCATGGTCTTTTTCCTTGGGGACATCTGGTTTTATCGCTATTATTCGACACCTATAACCTCCTATATGTGGATGCAAAAAAGCAATCTGAATGGGCTTGGTGAAAGTATATTCAGTATGATGGAAATGAAGGATGCAATCTTTCTGCTGATAGGAATTCCAATTGCTGAGTCATTTGTGAAGAAAAAATACCCCCTCAAGCATATGGCACTTGTGCCTGCCGTAATATTCCTGTTGATAGCAGGATTAAAGCCGGTCAAGAATATCTTTATCGACAAAGTAGATATAACTCGGCGTTATGAGGCGAATACCTTCTTGCGAAACTGGGGCCCAATCGGTCATCACGCATTGGATACGTATGCCTATTTTTCTGACTCGGGAAGGCATGGAATGTCTTCGGAAGAAAAGAAGGACGTTTCTGATTACTTCAATAAAAAGAAAAGAAAGGAAAATGCCCATTCAGGCTCGTTGGAGGGGAAGAATCTCATTATCATCCAGGTAGAATCTTTACAGGCGTTTCCGCTATTTCAAAGCAGTGCCGGGCAGGAGGTCACGCCATTCATGAATGAACTGGCGAAAGGGGGGTTGTACTTCCCCCGTGTATATCCACAGACGGTATTTGGAAATTCATCTGACGGAGAGCTTATTGTGAATACTGGACTATTTCCTTTAAAGCAGGGCGCGACCTTTTTTCGATTCCCTTATAATGATTTTCCGGGTCTTGCTAAGGAATTAAAGAAGTCGGATTATCAAAGCTTTGCTTTCCACGGAGATGAAGAAGACTTTTGGAATAGGCAGCATGCATATCCCTCGCTAGGGTTTGATGATTATCTTTCCATAGAGGATATGCAGCAGGATGAGATGATTTCGATGGGCTTGGGAGACCGCAGTTTCTTCAATCAAAGCTATGATTTCTTAAAAGATAAACCAAATCCCTATTACGCTTTTTTCGTTACTTTGACCAGCCATGTACCTTTTTCATTACCGACGGAACAGATAACATTGAAGCCTGAAGTTGGAAAAGAGAACAGTTACCTGACTAAATATTTTGAAGCAATTCATTATACAGATTCAGCCATCGGGGATTTTGTAAAGAAGTTGAAGGATGACGGGAAATTGAAAGACAGCGTGATTGTCATTTACGGAGATCATGATGGGCTATTTTTAAAAGATAAACACGAGGTTGAAGCGTATTACGGCAGTAAAATTAGCGATGAAGAGTGGATTGAAAAATATATGCCCATTCCCGTGATCATTTATCAGGAGGATATGGAAGGAAGAACGATTGATAAGGTAGCAGGCCAAATCGATATTCTACCAACTCTATATGATTTGTTCAATATTAAGAGTTCTTCATACTTTGGAGAGAGCATGCTAAATGGCGAAGAAGGCGATGCTTTGATATTAAAAGGGGATTATGGTTCTCAAATGAAAATAAATGGGGAAGGCAAGGTCGATGGATTTTCACCAGTAGACCAAAAGGAGATTGATCTGAGTGATCAAGTGATACGTTCCGATTACTTTAAACAAATGAAGGATTGAGAAAAAGGTAAAAAAAAGAGGATGACTGATAAAAGCCATCCTCCATCCATTATAATCCCAGATGTGCTTTCACACGATTTTGGGCTTCAAGCTTTGTATTTTCTGGAACGATGTTGTACCAAACGCCATTTACCCGTTGATTGTCACCTTCAAGTGTATATTGTTCAATATTTTTGAGGGATGATTTGTAGTTATTTTGGATACTCAACATTTCATTGAAACTTAAATTGGTTTCCACGTTTTTACCTAGAGCTTCGAATATATCGTCATAATTGGTAAGTGTTGATAGGCTTGACCCTTTTTTCATGACAGCTTGGATAACCTGGCGTTGCCGCATTTGCCGTCCATAATCCCCGCGGGGATCTTCTTTACGAATTCGGGAATAAATCAATGCCTCTTTACCATCTAAGTCGATCGTGCCTTTGTTAAAGGTATATCCTTTATAGGCAAGGTCCATATCATTATCGACTGTGACACCGCCAACTGCGTTCACAATATCCTGAAAGCCTTCCATATTCATTTTGACGTAATAATCAATTGGAATATCCAAATAGGCTTCCACTGTATTTATCGACATGGCAACTCCGCCATATGCATAGGCATGGTTCATTTTATCATTTATACCTTTACCGATGATCTCTGTACGCGTATCTCTCGGTAAACTCAATAACTCAATCGATTCTTTTTTAGGATTAACCGTCATGACAATCATCGTATCTGATCGACCTGAGTCATTTTCTCTTTCATCCACACCAAGAATTAGTAATGAAAATGGATCTTTGCTTTTAAACTTGATGTCCTCTACTCGCTTATCCGTTTTATGGGCTGTACCCTGCATAGTGTTAACCGCACCGGCTAATGATTTATAAACTGAAGCGCCATAAACACCTGCGCCAATGAAAAGGATAAGAAGGGTGAAGCTGATTATTTTAAACGCTTTGCGTTTCTTTTTCTTTTTTTTATGTTCGGATCTCATTTAATATTCCTCCCTTAACCATCCCACAAAATGGAAGGTGTGAAAAAGTACCTAGTCGGTATTTTTAACTATACCTTTTTTTTGTCAAAAATAGAATAGTTTCTTTTTGTAGTTAGAGTGCATATTTTCCTTTTTTTATCCAAAAAAACGAAGGATTCTCAAAAACCGAATCCTTTCGTTGGTATATCATTAGAATTTTTCCTTAATTGTATAACTATAGATAAAAGACTGTGATTCTTTTACATAAAATTGCCAGACTTTAAGAGAAAGTCTGGCAAGTAAATCTTATAAACTTCTATAACCGATGATTTTACTTTTGAAATAAGAGTTTGAAGTAGTACTGATTGTTACTCCCTTACTTGATGAGGCATGAATAAATTCCCCGCCGCCCAAGTAGATTCCCATATGGCTTACCACTGCTTTATTGGAACCTGTCGCAAAGAAGATAAGATCGCCGCTTTTTGGTGAAGTAACTTTTTTACCCATATCATAATATGTGGAAGATGAAAGCCTCGGCACTTCATACCCAGCCTTCTTGAACGTATAGTAAATAAATCCGCTGCAATCGAAACCTGATGGGGAGGCACCCGCCCACGAATAAGGTGTACCAATTAATTTCTTTGCTTCGGAAACGAGCTTGGCCACTTTGTTCCCCGAACTTGGGGCTTCCACTTTTCCATCATCGTTTTTATCTGCAGGGGCAGTGCTTGCCGATTTACTTAATTTTAGTTTTTGACCCACTCTGATTAAATCGGACGTTAACGAGTTGGTTGATTTAAGCTGGGCTACAGTCAAGTTGGTTTTTCTAGATATCTTGGAAAGAGAGTCACCTTTTACCACAATGTATGTAGACGAATTGGCTGGGGTCTGTGTAACATTTGATGGTTTGGAGCTGCCGGGTAAATCAATGGTAGTGGTGGTGGTTGATTTGGATACGATAAGTTTGGCGCCTGCATAAATTCTATCGGATTTTAAGTTATTCATTTTCATCAATTCAGCAAGTGTAAGGTTATGCTTGTTTGCTATCCTGGTTAAGGTATCACCTGAAACAATGGTATATGTGGTTTTCTTTGTTTTTTTCACGGAAACTGAAGAAGCATTTGATGTTGTTTTGGAGTTGGGTGTAGTTAATTTTTGATTGATTCTCAAAAAGTCTGATTTTAAGTTATTAAGCTGTTTTAAGTCTTTTACCGTCGTATTATGCTTCTGGGCGATTTTACTTAAGTTATCACCGCTTTTGACTGTATATGTACCGGCAAGGGCAGGAGAAACAAAAGTCGAAGATAAAATGGCTAATGTCGAAAATGCGACAACACTTTTTTTCACGGTTTTCCACCTCTAATATGTCTTTTTCCCTATTCTAACAAAATAAATGGATTAAAACATATTACATTTTTGTTACAAGGGGAAAATAGTAGTATTTTACTGGTTTATATTGGTTGGGTTTGAGTATTATAATCTACAATATTTTCTATATTGTGAGCCTTTTTTCACATTGTGGAGTTTAGTGTTTTCATTTGTCATTCTCTGTAAAAATGTCCCTGTTTTTGGGATGTGCATTTTCATTGAGGGGTTATTGAAAAAAATGAAAACCCACTTCGTTTTACGAAGTGGGTGGTTTTATTTAAAAAGGAAATCAACTAAATTCCTGCTTGAATTTCCCTTAGAGTATTCATTCCATTTTTGGTTAAAGGAAGCGATCTTCATTAATGAATGATCGGCGGTACGGATTTCCTTTAAGAGCTCTTCTGTGGTAGATACCACGGGTCCGGGCATGGAAGAAGAGTAATCCTCCCAGAATCCCCGTTCCTGCACATACTTATCTAAGTCATATGCAAAGAATATCATGGGTCTTCCCAAAAAAGAGAATTCAAATGGAATCGAAGAATAATCGGTTATTAAAAGATTTGTACTGATCAGCAGCTGATTAACGTGAAATTCACTATTGACAGGGTAAATGAACCCCGGGAATTTATCTTGTAAATCATGCTCTGCTTTTACAGCGGGATGCAGTTTTAGTAATAACGCATAATTTTCGCCCTGAAGTTCCTTGTAGAGCAATTCCAAATCAAGTGCAATCTCTCCGTTGTTCAAGCCGTCATCACGAAATGTAGGGGCATATAAAATGATTTTCTTATGCTCAAGTTCTGGAAACTTGGCCAGCAAAGCATTACGGGCAGTTCTTTTTGATTCATCATTAAAAAAGAAATCGGTCCGAGGTATCCCGGTCCTTAGGATATGGGAAGCCGGTAGTTGAAAACTTTCTTGATAAATCTCGGCCATTCTCTCTGAACCTGCCGTAACATAATCGAATTTATTATATACATCTAAAAATCTTTTCCTTGCACCGGCTGAACGGTTTTGAATGGAAGGGTCTTTTGCCCCGAATTGCTTTACTGCACCGGCCGCATGCCACACTTGGACACATGTCACTTCCTTTTTGAATGCAATAGCAGAAAGAAAGCCAAAATAATTATCGATGATAATCCATTTTGATGTAGCCAGATGATAAATCGATCGGATCATGGGCATGATATTCTTTGATTCAAACGGAAGGACGATGGTTTTCCCATCGTCCTTAACTTGTATAGAACTGCTTGATTTCATTAAAAATACTTTTTGAACGGAAATGTCCTGCTTGTCCATTTCATCTGCGATATATTGGCAATTGTCCCCGAATGATGTGACAAAGGTCGTTTTGTCATATAAAGGGAAAAGTTTAAAGATAGAGAATAAAACTTTGAAACAAAAAAGATAAATCCCTATCGCGAATTCTTTAGCCATTAGTAACTTGTAAAAGGTCATCTTTAATTTGGGAAGTCGAAATGCCGATTGTTCTTGGAAGGTAGACCACTTCACAAACTTCGGATAATTCATCGAATTGGCCTTTCCAGTCATCACCCATTACAAAGATATCTACACCCTCACGAACGATGTCTTCCTTCTTTTGTTCCCATTTGTCTTCAGGTATAACTTCATCCACATAGCGAATTGATTCAAGGATCATTTTTCTGTTTTCAAAGCTATGATAAGCTTTTTTGTCTTTTAAAGCATTGAATTCATCCGTGGAAATAGCAACGATCAGATAATCCCCTAAATCTTTAGCGCGTTTTAATAGATTGATATGACCCCAATGAAGTAAATCAAAGGTTCCGTAAGTGATTACTTTCTTCATTTTTATTCCTCCTTTAAAACTCTTAAACTGTAATTAAATAAAATTAATATATATTTGGTCTATTAGAATATGAAATGGAACAATCAAACAGGCAACTAGCATTTCAATTCTGCTTGTTGTTTTCTTATATTTTTAGGCAATGACTTTCTCTTAACTAATTATAACTTAATAGCTTTACAAATAAACCACAATTTTTTTACAAATAAACCACATTTTTTTACATTGATGATTATTGTAAATATTAATTTTTAAGTTAAAATTAAATGTTGACTAATTTGTATTACTCTGTAGGGCATAATAAAATGTCTATAGTTAATGTAAGGGTTTATACAATAATTAAGCTGATGAACGATATTATAAGAAATATTTCATTCTTGCTGCAATCAGAATAAGCCATTCACAATTTTACCACGTTTAGGAGAGAACAACTAGAGGAGCTTCATAAATCCCTGTTTTCTAATAGTGAAGGTGAAGTGGCAGGATCGCATGAAGACAGAGGATGGGTCATGTATAGGCCATCAATCTAACGCTTAACATTTAATAGCCCAATTAATGAAGTGCAAGTAAAAACAGTTTGATGATCTGGAGCCTATAATACCTGTTTTGAAAGCGTTCACTTTGATGTCAAGAAGACTTCTTTGCAATTAAAAGACATGTTTTTGCTATTCCCTTTCCATTCTGGCAACATGGAAGGACGTGCAAATGATTTTTACGGCAGTACTTCCTCGGAGGTCCTATATTTACAGAATGTTTTTTAGTTTTAGCATGGTTCGTTTCCGACATTAAACTAACCAATATTGTCTCTTTTGTTCATTCGAGGAATTATAGGTAATATATGGACAGTTCACCTGTCTGTTTAATGATATTGAGGAAAAACTGAAAAAAGTTTATGATTTTAAAGTACAATGAATGATTCATTTTTATTTAAATAAATAATTTGTTATAGGTGGTCTAAAATGATTAAAAAGCTTCTTGGAAAAGGGAAAGCAAAAAAAACTCCTAAAATTAAGCTGAAACAAGTTCTGACCATTGCGCAAGAGGAAAATATGCTATTGATAAAAGGGGAATTTTCAATAGAACATTATTGCGCAAAAGAACTATGGCTATATTCTAGGGAAAACGAAGATCAAAAAATAAAAATAGCTGAATCAGTGAGCTCATCTAAATTTGAGTTTAATGTAGATATGAAAGATTTAATACGGAAATTAGAAGATGATGAACCGACTGTTTATGACTGTTATATAAAGGTTGCCGTTCCGGTTGAAAAGCTGAGCAAAAAAACAATACTTAGTATCGAACATAAAGCTGAATATGTAGAAGTGAACGAACGGGTTAATATCGAATACCCACTTCGTCTAGGGCGTTTTCAGGAAACGCACATGAACAATTTGAGTATTTACAACTATGAAGATAAACAAAGTATATTCTCTATAACGAATAAAGGGAATTTATCTCTTTACTTCAATAAGTACCCTAAAGTTCAGATTAAGTCTCAAATTGAAAAAATCAAAAACAATTCGAAAACCATGCAAATTAATGGTCAAATTTTCACCAAGCATTCAACGATCATAAAAGGTGAGGGCCTAGTAAAAGGAAGACAAAGTGACAAAGAATATCAGGCGAATATATCTTTTATTCATAATAAGGAAATGAATATTAAGAAATATGGACTGAATCGTTATATATATGATTTGAAATTGGATTTAGAACAATTAGTCAGTGCGGATTTGGAAGATGATATTTATGACATTTACATGAAATTACATTTACATGATCAGGAAGAGCCGAAAATGGTACGCGTCGGAAGACCAACCACCAGAACTAAATTATTTACTAAAAAGACCGATGTCAGCTCGAATAATGGAGTTGCTATCGTCAATCCATATTATACGTTTAAAGCATCCAATTTATCTTTGGAAGTGTTTAACTTCTCCACAGAAAGTTATCGATATTTAAAAAGGATGATGGGGTGGAGGCGATTTCTGGCTTTATTTAAAAAGAAAAAGGATGTCTGGCTAATTGGTGAAAGAACTTATAAAGCCCAAGATACTGGATATCACTTTTTTAAATATATGAGGGAAAACCACCCTGAAAAAGAAGTGTATTATGTAATAGAAGAAGGTTCCGTGGAAGCCAAAAACGTCGAGCCCTTTGGAAATATACTTTATTTCAAGTCAAAGGATCATATTAAAAAGACAATGGAATCGACACGTATTATATCATCACATCATCCGGATTATTTATATCCTTTAAGAACATCTGAATTTAAAAATCGTGTTAAGGGAGTTAAGGTATTTCTTCAACATGGTGTTATGGGCACTAAGAATATGGTGGCAAACTACGGGAAAAATGCAGTCTCCGGTTTTAGTACGGATGTTTTTCTAGTAAGTTCAGACTTCGAAAAGGATATGATTGTAACTGATTTTGGATACAACGAAAAGGAAGTATTCACAACAGGACTTTCTAGGTTCGACTCACTGTTTAAGGATGATGTTTTAACAAAGCGGCAATTATTGATCATCCCAACATGGAGAGATTGGATTACATCCGATGAAATATTTTTGGAAAGCGAGTATTTTGAAAGGTATCAGAAATTAGTGAATCACCCGGTTTTACATGAGTTATCTAAAAACACTGGGTTTGAAATCATTTTTTGCCTTCACCCTAATATGCAGAAATTCACATCTTACTTTAAGGATGCTCCAGTTCGGGTGATTAGTCAGGGTGAAGTGGATGTCCAAAGATTAATTAAGGAAAGTGCGATTATGATTACGGACTATTCAAGTGTAGCTTTTGACTTTAGTTTCCTGCATAAACCGGTTATTTACTATCAATTTGATAGAGATCGTTTCATAGGGAAAAGACCGTCACATTTGGATTTGGATAACGATCTTCCGGGTGAAATCGTTGATGAATTGGATGAATTGTTAGGTGTATTAGCCGAATATGCCAACACTGATTTTGTCATGAAGAAAAAGTATATGGATAAGGCCAACCGTTTTATTAAATATCGCGATGTCCATTCTAATTCAAGGATATTCGAAGTGATTCAAAATGCAGAAAAAGATCAAAATTCACTAATTAAATTATATAACCATCCGATATCAAAACTCATTTTGAATCGATTTAGGAAAAGTGATAAGTATTTCCCTGTCATGAAAAAAGTTTATAAAATTATGTCTAAGCTTATCCCGGTTGACCGGAACCTTATTCTTTTTGAAAGTGGGATAGGGAAGCAAGTCGCCGATAGCCCCAAGTATATTTATGAAGAACTGGTCAAAAGGGATAATAAATATAAAAAAGTTTGGGTGTATAATGGTAATTTACCGATAAAAGGAAAGAATACGAAGCTGGTAAAACGCTTAAGTCCGGAATACTATTATTATTTAGCCAAAGCAGGTTATTGGATAAACAATCAAAACTTCCCTACCTATTTAAGCAAAAGGAAGGAAACGACATATATTCAGACTTGGCATGGTACCCCTTTGAAAAAAATGCTGTTTGATATAGACAATATTCAAGGAAGAGACGAGGGGTACTTAAATCGAGTGCATGGTGCAACGAGAACTTGGGATTATTTAATATCACCAAGTCCATACGCATCCGAGGCCTTCAGAAGTGCTTTCAAATATGAAGGGGAAATATTAGAGACGGGATATCCAAGAAATGATTTGTTTTACAGGGAAGATGCTTCAATAATTGCCAAGTCAGTGATGGAAAAACTGAAGATACCAAAAGGAAAAAAAGTCATCTTATATGCTCCTACATTCAGGGATAATCAAACTTCGAAAAACAATAAATTTATTTTCGAGCTGAAATTTGATTTGGAAAGAATGAAGGAAGAACTAGGGGATGAATATATCCTGTTGTTAAGGATGCATGTTGTTATAAGTAATAATCTCAGCATCCCGAGCGAATTTGAGGATTTCGTGATAAATGTATCCAATTATTCAGATATTCAGGAACTTTACCTGATTTCTGATATATTGATTACGGATTATTCTTCAGTGATGTTCGATTTTGCTAATACTGCTCGGCCGATTTTGTACTACACTTATGATTTGGAAGATTACAGAGATAATATCCGTGGATTCTATATGGATTTTGAAAAGGAAGCACCAGGTCCATTTTTAAAAACAACTGAGGAGATTATCGATACTATTACCAATATTGATGAAATAAACATGCAATACAAAGAGAGATATGGTTTATTTAGAGAGAAGTATTGTGGAATAGAGGATGGTAAAGCTACACAGAGAATCGTGGATAAATTTTTTAATGATTGATTCCTTAAATAAAGGGTATTGTTGCCTTTAAGTAACTGGTGAACTGGCTGCCTGGTCGAAACATCTATGTTACCTCTAGTAAAGGAGAGGAATCGTATGAATTTCTTGGTACGTCAAAAAGCGAGGGAACTTTTAAAGTGCAGTAAGATTCCAATTAAAAATAATCCTGTAAGCTTAAGAAATAAATTTTTAGGAAAAGGAAAAAAAGTCACTGTAGTCACTGCTGCATACAATGCTGAAAAATTCATCAGAAAAACGATTGAATCAGTAATAAATCAAACCATGGGCATAGATCAGATTGAATATATCATCATTGATGATTGTTCGACTGATGGCACCAATAAAATCATTCAAGAGTATACAGCTAAATATAAAAATATCTGTTTAGTTACCCTTAAAGAAACTAATGGGTCACCGGGGACCCCCAGAAACATTGGAATAGAATTGGGAACATCCAAATATATAACTTTTTTAGACG
This window encodes:
- a CDS encoding LysM peptidoglycan-binding domain-containing protein, which produces MKKSVVAFSTLAILSSTFVSPALAGTYTVKSGDNLSKIAQKHNTTVKDLKQLNNLKSDFLRINQKLTTPNSKTTSNASSVSVKKTKKTTYTIVSGDTLTRIANKHNLTLAELMKMNNLKSDRIYAGAKLIVSKSTTTTTIDLPGSSKPSNVTQTPANSSTYIVVKGDSLSKISRKTNLTVAQLKSTNSLTSDLIRVGQKLKLSKSASTAPADKNDDGKVEAPSSGNKVAKLVSEAKKLIGTPYSWAGASPSGFDCSGFIYYTFKKAGYEVPRLSSSTYYDMGKKVTSPKSGDLIFFATGSNKAVVSHMGIYLGGGEFIHASSSKGVTISTTSNSYFKSKIIGYRSL
- a CDS encoding CDP-glycerol glycerophosphotransferase family protein → MAKEFAIGIYLFCFKVLFSIFKLFPLYDKTTFVTSFGDNCQYIADEMDKQDISVQKVFLMKSSSSIQVKDDGKTIVLPFESKNIMPMIRSIYHLATSKWIIIDNYFGFLSAIAFKKEVTCVQVWHAAGAVKQFGAKDPSIQNRSAGARKRFLDVYNKFDYVTAGSERMAEIYQESFQLPASHILRTGIPRTDFFFNDESKRTARNALLAKFPELEHKKIILYAPTFRDDGLNNGEIALDLELLYKELQGENYALLLKLHPAVKAEHDLQDKFPGFIYPVNSEFHVNQLLISTNLLITDYSSIPFEFSFLGRPMIFFAYDLDKYVQERGFWEDYSSSMPGPVVSTTEELLKEIRTADHSLMKIASFNQKWNEYSKGNSSRNLVDFLFK
- the tagD gene encoding glycerol-3-phosphate cytidylyltransferase, translated to MKKVITYGTFDLLHWGHINLLKRAKDLGDYLIVAISTDEFNALKDKKAYHSFENRKMILESIRYVDEVIPEDKWEQKKEDIVREGVDIFVMGDDWKGQFDELSEVCEVVYLPRTIGISTSQIKDDLLQVTNG
- a CDS encoding CDP-glycerol glycerophosphotransferase family protein: MIKKLLGKGKAKKTPKIKLKQVLTIAQEENMLLIKGEFSIEHYCAKELWLYSRENEDQKIKIAESVSSSKFEFNVDMKDLIRKLEDDEPTVYDCYIKVAVPVEKLSKKTILSIEHKAEYVEVNERVNIEYPLRLGRFQETHMNNLSIYNYEDKQSIFSITNKGNLSLYFNKYPKVQIKSQIEKIKNNSKTMQINGQIFTKHSTIIKGEGLVKGRQSDKEYQANISFIHNKEMNIKKYGLNRYIYDLKLDLEQLVSADLEDDIYDIYMKLHLHDQEEPKMVRVGRPTTRTKLFTKKTDVSSNNGVAIVNPYYTFKASNLSLEVFNFSTESYRYLKRMMGWRRFLALFKKKKDVWLIGERTYKAQDTGYHFFKYMRENHPEKEVYYVIEEGSVEAKNVEPFGNILYFKSKDHIKKTMESTRIISSHHPDYLYPLRTSEFKNRVKGVKVFLQHGVMGTKNMVANYGKNAVSGFSTDVFLVSSDFEKDMIVTDFGYNEKEVFTTGLSRFDSLFKDDVLTKRQLLIIPTWRDWITSDEIFLESEYFERYQKLVNHPVLHELSKNTGFEIIFCLHPNMQKFTSYFKDAPVRVISQGEVDVQRLIKESAIMITDYSSVAFDFSFLHKPVIYYQFDRDRFIGKRPSHLDLDNDLPGEIVDELDELLGVLAEYANTDFVMKKKYMDKANRFIKYRDVHSNSRIFEVIQNAEKDQNSLIKLYNHPISKLILNRFRKSDKYFPVMKKVYKIMSKLIPVDRNLILFESGIGKQVADSPKYIYEELVKRDNKYKKVWVYNGNLPIKGKNTKLVKRLSPEYYYYLAKAGYWINNQNFPTYLSKRKETTYIQTWHGTPLKKMLFDIDNIQGRDEGYLNRVHGATRTWDYLISPSPYASEAFRSAFKYEGEILETGYPRNDLFYREDASIIAKSVMEKLKIPKGKKVILYAPTFRDNQTSKNNKFIFELKFDLERMKEELGDEYILLLRMHVVISNNLSIPSEFEDFVINVSNYSDIQELYLISDILITDYSSVMFDFANTARPILYYTYDLEDYRDNIRGFYMDFEKEAPGPFLKTTEEIIDTITNIDEINMQYKERYGLFREKYCGIEDGKATQRIVDKFFND